GATCAAATAACATTTATTAcacaggaaaaaaaaaaacaatcataCAAGGCATACTCATATTATGATGGGTATGACCACCGTCACTGCACTTTCTACCTACTATTTGATTTCCAggacttttttgtttttttggttaATTATTTTTAGAGCCTTTGATTCTGTATGGTGTAATAAATAAATGGAAAAATATGAGTAGTCattggaatatttatacaatgtgtacaatggagattTATGAAGTATTAGAGATAGGATCCCGTTAGGaagacaatggactatttgtacaatcTGATCGAATTCCCGTTAGGGAGACAACTTAAattgattttggggttcaccaaggatTGAATTCTTGATCTTTCGAATTTAGCGCTCTAATACCatatcatgataccactcatcctaaAAGCTTCACCTGATGAGAAAAAgtaacactaataattatatctttaaaaaaaaagtatgagTAGCTaatgaaatatttatacaatgtgtacaattcCTTTCTCCATTATATACCAATGTTTGTCTTGCTAGTATACTTTTGGGTGATGTGTGAACAGTGATTAGTTTCTTCTAGATTCACAGTTGAAGCAAGTTCCACCACGTGTCGGTGGTGCTTCAGCCAAAGCATTTTCAATTTGACAGCATTCCTTTTATTATTGGCCTCACCAGCTTTATCCCCTTGCTTTTCTTTAACAAAAATACTAATAATCTTGGGCATCAATATCCTCATAATATTCATCCCATAACTCATCATTGAGATAGTTACTGATGCTCATTTATAGAGTACAGCTAAAATACTCTCCAAGCAACGAAAGATAACGACACAAACGTAGGACTTCGTGCCAACTctataattttgtttatttttatatattcccTCTATCTCCGAATGGAACTCTGCTCTTTTTATAGCCTTTTCCAGTTCTGCTTCTCTTTCTGCTTTCACTAGACCGCCTTTGAATTGAAGATCAGATAAGGTTTCGGTTTCGGTTGTGACAACATGTTGGAAGGTAAAGCCTTGATAGAGGACACTGACATGCCAACCAAGATGCAGATCCAAGCTATGGCAGCTGCTTCTCAAGCTCTTGATCTCtatgatgttgttgattgcaaaTCCATTGCTGCCCACATAAAAAAGGTAACACCTTTCATTGTAAGAAACGTTCGTTTTGGTTGTTGTGAttggatattattattattatggtttTGTTTGTAGGAGTTTGATACAAGATATGGAAGTGGATGGCAATGTGTGGTGGGTTCAAGTTTTGGGTGTTTTTTCACTCATTCCAAGGGTACTTTCATATACTTCACTCTCGAGACTCTTAATTTCCTTATCTTCAAAGGagttgcttcttcttctcctccttctactCCTAGCTGATTAGTGCGGCAGTTTCTAGAGAGAGTGCACttctttgttttgtgtctttcttttcttcctccattCCCTGTTTCACGAAAAAAAAAGAAGGCTTTTGTTACAAAGAAAATATAAGTAGTGGTGATTATGTAAATATGATGAATATTTTGCTGAGGAGTGGTAGGGtaacaacttttgtgatttgtagccatcaaatagttatcaatgatgattttaatggtgtaaaaTTAACGTAAAATTCATTCAATCACTCATTTTTCTTTGCtgattacatgctggccaaaattttaaaaaaaagttgcTTCCGCCTAGACTTTTTCTATTTTGCCTATTTAATGCTGACGCTTTGTTAAGAGTAGGATCCTAAATGATATTATGGGATTCTGGATATTCTTTAATTTggtcctttatttttttttttccatccCCACGTCCACATGTTTATCCGGTGTTAGACTTAGACGTACTAATCTACGATTAGATAAGGAACGGGGCATTCGTTGACTTGAGTCAACTGAATCAAAGGTGAAGGAATTGATGATGCTTAAGGATCAAAGGATGAGAAAATTAGGAGGCGAAATTAAAATCAGATTCTAAGAGGAACTCATAATcaaagagaagatatttttgttcGCCATGACGTGGGACTGTTTATCGCTTTCTTTTCATGGATGGGCTATCATAGGTGTCTATCAACACTTTCGCTTTTTCCTTTAGAACTTTAAAGTCATGATATTCAATACTTAAACTcgcataaagtaaataaatacgcagctgggattttttttttttactttctaaatttcatttgaaaaaaaattactcTAAGCGTCCATATCATTTCTACTGGAACTAAGCACATAGCATATCCAATAATTACTCAAACTTAACAATCATAGTAGGAACTAGGAAGTACAAGCTATCCCTTCCATGACACACAATCTAATTTCGCGTTTCTAACAGCCTGTGAGGATGTGACTCAAAGCAAAATGTATATCTTAGTATTGCGCGTTTCTCACTCGCTAGTCGCTACTACTGAGAGTACCCTCCAAGAATTTTGGCTGCAGAAGAAGTCATAGGGAAGTATCCTTCAAGCTTCACAAAGTACCCCAAATCATGCAACTTCTTTATTGCAACAAAGAATGAAATACAAGGACAAAACTAAACTGATGCTAAATGAAAACCATAAGCTAGTGATCAAGTTACTGGAGTCAAGAGTGGCTTATTCTGGAAGTGTGCCTCTAAGTTAGCAATGACAAGGTCTGCCATGGCATTGCAAGTTTCGACAGTGTCGCTTCCAATGTGAGGGACGAGGACGACATTGTCAAGCCTCAAGAGCTCCTCAGGCACATGTGGCTCATTCTCATACACATCAAGACCAGCCCCGGCAAGTCTTCCTTCCGTCAAGGCGGACACAAGTTCAGCTTCATCGACGTGTTGGCCTCTCCCAATGTTGATTAGAATTCCTTTTGGTCCCAATGCATCAATAACTTTACGATTCACGATGTGATGAGTTTCTTGAGTGAGGGCACACGCTACAATGAGTATTTGAGAGTTAGCTGCTAAAtcaaggatgttagagtagaactTATACCCTGTGTCTGGTTTTTCGGACCTGGAGTGATAACTAACTGGGCACCCAAAAGCTGCGGCTCTTTTAGCTATTGCAGAACCAATCCTCCCCAGGCCAACAATTCCAACTGCTTTACCACTAAACTGAAATATCAAAGAGGCATCAGCATTACTATGGTTTAATTGTAAGTCAATTTGGTTCCTCAAATTAGTTCTAAAAGATACAACAATAAATAGTTACATGTTGCAAAAAAAACCAGACATATctttcagaaattattttgacTATTAAGTATTAAGGTGACTACTCATCTGAAGTTGTTAAACACAATAACTATTAGATAATTTGATAATTTGACATGTGAGTGTTCGTCGGGTATTAACCTATATTACTATTCTCATAAAGAAAAATGGCATTATTGACTGTTAAGCATTATATCAAACACATGGAAGGCAAACCTTTGAAGTCAAATAAAAGTCTGATTTTGACCAGGAGTGGTTTCGGACAAAGGAATCACAAACGCAGATTCTCCGGGAGACGGATAAGGCAAGGGCAATGGCGAGGTCGGCGACGTCGTCGGTGAGGACGTCGGGGGTGTTGGCGACGCGGATGCCTCTCTGCTTGCATTTGGGGAGGTCAATCTTGTCCAGTCCAACACTGTAAGTGCAGACAATCTCGAGCTTGGGGAGGGAGTCGATCATGGTGGCGTCAGCACCCAATTTGGTGTTGCCGATGAGTGCGCGAATGGAATTGGAGTGTGTTTTGGAGAAGGCGGCGAGGGAGGGGTAGTTCCAGAGCCTGAAGAGGTTGAAGCGTTTAGCCAGTTGCTCTTCCAGGTAGGGGTGCATTTGGTTCGTCATCACCACTCCCATGGATTCCATTATAGCCACTTCCATCGTCCAGAGAGAGAGAGGCTTAGTCCCCCTTCTTAGCCAGTAAATCGCACTTAACCTAGATTCACTCACTAACCCTAGATTCACTCACTAAAATCAATTAATCCAACGGATCTATTTTAActctttttcatttaattttcttttttttttaaactctaATTATATCCGGGCCATAATCAAAATGGTATCACTCATGCATCAATATATTTCTGTCATCTGTCAAATGGATCTAATATAAACTCTTTTTTCCTATTTTCTACTCGACTACCATATTCATTGTGAGTAACAATAAATTANNNNNNNNNNNNNNNNNNNNNNNNNNNNNNNNNNNNNNNNNNNNNNNNNNNNNNNNNNNNNNNNNNNNNNNNNNNNNNNNNNNNNNNNNNNNNNNNNNNNNNNNNNNNNNNNNNNNNNNNNNNNTATTTaaggtatattttttatttttttatattaaaataattgataaataatGAGAAAAGATAAATTTTGATGAATACTGCTATGGATTGTTATTCAAACCACTTATATGTTGTTAATTCTAATTCTGGTATTAAAATACACcttttatttttacttagttACTTATTGAAGTTTAATATGACATTTTTAACACACATAAAACTCTACTATAGTGAACAAATTGATGTTTAGCACTTGACAGTTCAGAACTCTTGAACTCAAGCAGCAAGAAGTTATTAAATGGTTCTTATGCCAGCAACTTCTTTAGAATATTTTCGTTCTCCTCCCAAGTCCCAAGGTGCCTTAAGTTTCTCTATAGCCATTGTCTTCAATTTCATTTAAAGGATgaatagtatttttttaaaattatttataactTTTCACCAGAGGTCTACAATGAATGAAATATAGTTTCAGttgtaatataaaaattatagcaATTTTGCTGTTAGCTATCTTCCATGATTCTTCTGCTAAATTGAATATACTGGAAACATCATATAATCACACTTATTAATATGTGAAAATAAAATAGCACGAACGAGTTCTCATCAATTCACTGCATGGATCATGGATGTGCCAACATTCTCATACAAAACTGCAAGATTATTATTGCTTAAAATGTAAACAGTAGGGTTAATTACAGGACTGGAGTGGCAAGTGGTTTTGCGAGAAAGTGAGCTTCCAAGTTTGCAAGGACAAGATCCGCCATGGCAGTGCGAGTTTCGACGGTGGCGCTTCCAATATGAGGCAAGAGCACAACATTGTCCAACCCAAACAGCTCTGGAGGCACATGAGGTTCATCGTGGAACACATCCAAGCCGGCCCCACCCAAGCGACCTTCCAGCAGCGCAGAAACCAGCTCAGCCTCATCAACATGCTTCCCTCGCCCAACATTGATTAGAACGCCCTTAGGACCAAGCGCGTTCATCACACCGCGGTTAATTATATGGTGCGTTTCTATGGTGAGGGAGCAAGCAACAACTAAAATGTCGCAGTTAGAGGCTAACTCAACAACACTTGGGTAGTATTTGTAACTACTACACTCTGTTTTAACTGTTCTTGAGTGGTAACATATCCTACAGTTAAAGGCCTCGGCTCTCTTCGCCACCGCCTTCCCTATCCTCCCCAATCCAAGAATGCCAACTGTCTTTCCAGAGAACTGCCAAACGGAATTAATAGTTAGTTTCGACTTTCGAGGAGTTAgttattgttagtttgttaccTTAGTGGTGAGAGGGTAGCTGCCTTGGTGCTTCCATTTTCCGCTTCTGACGAAGACATCGCAATGACACAGCCGCCTCAGGAGGGAGATAATCAAGGCCATTGCCACGTCAGCGGTCTCGTCGGTGATGACATCAGGGGTGTTAGTCACGCGGATCCCTCTCTCGGCGCACTTTCTGAGATCGACCTTGTCAACGCCGACGCCGTAGCAGGACACGATCTCCAGCATTGGAAGCGCATCGATGAGCTTGGCGTCGGCGCCGTCCACGGAATTCACGACGACGGCGCGTATGGAAGCAGCGTGTTTGGTTCTGTCACGGAGGAGGTTGAATCGGGCTTGGAGGTGGTGCTCGAGGTAAGGGAAGGTTGGGTGAGGCACCAACACTCCGATTGATTCCATTTCCTCTTTCCTTGCGTTGACTCTGACTCGCAGGTTTTTCTTCAACTTTTGTCTCGTTTCTTTTACTTATGAGTTGTGATAGTACTtattaatttttgtgatttgtaattattaaataattattaattatatttttaatggtataaaATTTTATTCAATGATGTAAAATTATTCATTTTTGTTTTGTTAGTTCTATACTgatcaaaatttaataaaattgttgaTTACTAAACTTTTTTAAAGTGAATACATTGTATATtgaattctctatttttttttttttttaaaaatggtaCACTTAATTCTAAAAGTTAATCTTTTATACTCCAACATTGTATATGCCTTAAAGGCTAAAAGAAGAGTACTAATCCTAGTATTAAATTAGTCATATAAAAATCTTGCTTTATAGGTTGGCACAATGTCATTTTTAATTATTAAGTGAATTTAAGTCCATTTTAAAAATATCGAAAATCCTCAGTCAAAAAAATCATTTTTGTCCTTAGAAAATTTTCGtgcaaatgttttttttttttttttgaaggttTTAGCCTGACTTTTATAATagtaataagaaaaagaaaaggaagatgcatgttaagaaaggagaagaaactttttcatttttttccctcAAATAAtatgtaatatatattttttcattaaagtttgatgaagaaaaaatattttaaaaattgtgtAATGAAAAGTTACACTACAAATAGACATAAAGTCAAAGCAAGGTGAGTTATAGTAAATCcataattttatttcaatttgacTGGCTATTATATACTTGGATAGCTGTCTTTGACGGTCATTAATTACCATTGACCTCaaattagaaattgaacttcaacTAACTAACAACCACCCAACATCCCTAAATTACATAAAGCAAAAGATAatgcaaaatatttttaatttgtgtATATCGCACTTAGACCTCTCCCATTTTGTTACAACATGCACCCCACGTTCCCAGAGCCAAtctcaaaaaagaaaaacaaacacaaAAACCATCAAACAAATCACCtctatttctaaaaaaaaaactcaaGTAAAATAAGAAGTCCAATAATAATAATTCCATATTCCTGACTACTACTTGCTTTGGCGTCTCATCTGCAACTTCATCATTCCCTTCATCAAAAACTTCAATTTTCCAAAGTTTCAaaagaatttttttcttttcaaaaaaacgAAAATGGTTCAAGAGCAAGAAGGCGGGTACAAGACGAAACTGTTCAATTTCAGAGGGATGTTTGATGGCGCAGGGAGGCATGCCAAGAGTTTGAGCGTTGACACCGGCGGCAGCAAAGAATCCCCGGCAGACACCGACGGCGCCGCTTCCTCAAGAAGTCAAGGATCAAAGCCTCTTAATGAGTCGGAGAAGATTGCTAATAAGCCAAAGGTATTGACCCCGGAGGAAACAGCACTCAAAGAAAGCATAGACGAGCTATTAAAAGGTCTGATCATGAATCCTTGTTGACTAATTCTATGTTAATTATTGTATTTATTCAACATTattattcatgcattcatggttgGTTTTAATTCAGACATGGAACAGATGAAGGAGAGGTTCTCCAAATTGCTGCTAGGTGAAGACATGTCCGGTGGAGGAAAAGGTGTTTCTTCTGCTTTGGCACTGTCAAATGCATTCACAAACCTTGCAGGTATGTATCAGTTTTCCTGCATGCCATGATGAATGTAATAATTCAAATGATTCTCTTTTGTCACTGCTTTATTAATGTTTTTGTGAATTCATGCATGCAGCTTCTATTTTTGGTGAACAAAGACGGCTAGAACCAATGCCCCCAGAAAGGAAAGCAAAATGGAGAAAAGAAATTGATTGGCTTCTATCTGTCACAGACTACGTTGTTGAAATGGTCCCTTCACAACAAGTAGGAAAGGATGGTACAATCATGGAGGTAATAAACTAATAATCCTCTTCCATTTTCCTGCCTCTGTCTCCATCATTCTTCATACAATTTGCTATAACACTG
The DNA window shown above is from Arachis ipaensis cultivar K30076 chromosome B08, Araip1.1, whole genome shotgun sequence and carries:
- the LOC110265559 gene encoding dynein light chain 1, cytoplasmic-like, with amino-acid sequence MLEGKALIEDTDMPTKMQIQAMAAASQALDLYDVVDCKSIAAHIKKEFDTRYGSGWQCVVGSSFGCFFTHSKGTFIYFTLETLNFLIFKGVASSSPPSTPS
- the LOC107612412 gene encoding uncharacterized protein LOC107612412 gives rise to the protein MESIGVLVPHPTFPYLEHHLQARFNLLRDRTKHAASIRAVVVNSVDGADAKLIDALPMLEIVSCYGVGVDKVDLRKCAERGIRVTNTPDVITDETADVAMALIISLLRRLCHCDVFVRSGKWKHQGSYPLTTKFSGKTVGILGLGRIGKAVAKRAEAFNCRICYHSRTVKTECSSYKYYPSVVELASNCDILVVACSLTIETHHIINRGVMNALGPKGVLINVGRGKHVDEAELVSALLEGRLGGAGLDVFHDEPHVPPELFGLDNVVLLPHIGSATVETRTAMADLVLANLEAHFLAKPLATPVLLNLGLVSESRLSAIYWLRRGTKPLSLWTMEVAIMESMGVVMTNQMHPYLEEQLAKRFNLFRLWNYPSLAAFSKTHSNSIRALIGNTKLGADATMIDSLPKLEIVCTYSVGLDKIDLPKCKQRGIRVANTPDVLTDDVADLAIALALSVSRRICVCDSFVRNHSWSKSDFYLTSKFSGKAVGIVGLGRIGSAIAKRAAAFGCPVSYHSRSEKPDTGYKFYSNILDLAANSQILIVACALTQETHHIVNRKVIDALGPKGILINIGRGQHVDEAELVSALTEGRLAGAGLDVYENEPHVPEELLRLDNVVLVPHIGSDTVETCNAMADLVIANLEAHFQNKPLLTPVT